The Malus domestica chromosome 06, GDT2T_hap1 genome has a segment encoding these proteins:
- the LOC103437723 gene encoding protein KINESIN LIGHT CHAIN-RELATED 3, producing the protein MPGIVDEMVNESHENSMLSKENTALNGSRKSTLNQQTPRSTGLDRPVDGMVDTSIEQLYENVCDMQSSDQSPSRHSFQSDGDESRIDSELRHLVGGEMREVEIMEEEVLEKPAYDSRSDSSSKKGSSSDRKSGKMVKAASTKSVSSGNLKKVAHLQVDTETSSKSVAKGRSPDKPPIPGAKNFQKQQAGPSPVKKRSNSSVAGSKFQKGTEDLAESGLYNPDLGPFLLKQARDLISSGDNPQKALELALRAGKSFELFANGKPCLELVMCLHVTAAIYCSLGQYHEAIPVLERSIELSAVDEGQNHALAKFAGHMQLGDTYAMLGQLENSIMHYSTGLEIQKQVLGETDVRVGETCRYLAEAHVQALQFDEAQRLCQMALDSHKENGSPSSLEEAADRRLMGLICETKGDHEAALEHLVLSSMAMVANGQEVEVASVDCSIGDTYLSLSRYDEAAFAYQKALTVFMTTKGENHPAVGSVFIRLADLYNRTGKVRESKSYCENALRIYEKPVPGVPPEEMASGLTDVSAIYESMNDLEQAVMLLQKALKIYNDAPGQQSTIAGIEAQMGVMYYMLGSYSESYDSFKSAISKLRATGEKKTAFFGIVLNQIGLTCVQRYSIYEAQEFFEEARTILEHECGPYHPDTLGVYGNLAGTYDAAGRLEDAIEILEYVVEMREEKLGTANPDVDDEKRRLGELLKEAGRTRSRKNRSLENLLGSNSHGINNDGITVL; encoded by the exons ATGCCTGGAATTGTCGATGAGATGgtaaatgaatcacatgaaAATTCCATGCTAAGTAAGGAAAATACAGCTCTGAATGGATCCCGGAAGAGTACTTTGAATCAGCAAACCCCCCGGAGTACAGGACTTGATCGTCCAGTTGATGGGATGGTTGACACCTCAATTGAGCAGCTTTATGAGAATGTGTGTGATATGCAGAGTTCTGATCAGTCGCCTTCAAGGCATAGTTTTCAATCGGATGGTGATGAGTCTAGGATAGATTCAGAGTTACGCCATCTTGTTGGCGGAGAGATGAGAGAGGTGGAGATCATGGAAGAGGAAGTGCTAGAAAAGCCAGCGTACGATTCTCGTAGTGATTCAAGTTCTAAGAAAGGTTCGTCCTCAGATAGAAAATCAGGAAAGATGGTTAAAGCTGCAAGTACAAAATCCGTTTCTTCAGGGAACTTGAAGAAAGTTGCTCACTTGCAGGTGGACACTGAAACTTCATCAAAATCAGTTGCGAAGGGAAGAAGTCCTGACAAACCTCCTATTCCTGGCGCTAAGAATTTCCAAAAACAACAAGCGGGACCCTCTCCTGTGAAGAAACGCAGTAATTCATCTGTGGCAGGGTCAAAGTTTCAGAAAGGAACTGAGGATTTGGCTGAATCAGGGTTATATAATCCAGATCTTGGGCCATTTTTGCTTAAGCAAGCAAGGGATTTGATTTCATCAGGGGATAATCCCCAGAAAGCTCTTGAATTAGCTCTTCGAGCTGgaaaatcatttgaattatttgcAAATGGGAAACCTTGTTTAGAGCTGGTAATGTGCCTTCACGTCACGGCAGCAATTTACTGTAGCTTAGGCCAGTATCATGAGGCAATTCCTGTTCTCGAACGCTCAATTGAGCTTTCAGCCGTTGACGAAGGCCAAAATCATGCCCTTGCCAAATTTGCTGGTCACATGCAGTTGGGTGATACTTATGCTATGCTGGGCCAACTTGAGAATTCAATTATGCATTACTCAACTGGGTTGGAAATCCAGAAACAAGTTTTGGGAGAAACAGATGTGAGAGTTGGTGAGACTTGTCGTTATTTGGCTGAAGCTCATGTTCAAGCATTGCAATTTGATGAAGCTCAGAGGCTTTGCCAGATGGCTCTCGATAGTCATAAAGAGAATGGTTCCCCTTCTTCTCTCGAAGAGGCTGCAGATAGGAGACTGATGGGTCTTATATGTGAGACGAAGGGTGATCATGAAGCTGCTCTGGAGCATCTTGTGTTATCCAGCATGGCCATGGTGGCAAATGGCCAGGAAGTGGAGGTGGCTTCGGTTGATTGTAGCATCGGAGACACATACTTGTCCTTGTCTCGCTATGATGAAGCTGCTTTTGCTTATCAGAAGGCACTCACTGTGTTCATGACCACCAAAGGAGAGAATCATCCAGCTGTTGGTTCAGTCTTCATCCGCTTGGCTGATTTGTATAACAGGACTGGGAAAGTTAGAGAGTCAAAATCATATTGTGAGAATGCCCTTCGAATTTATGAAAAGCCCGTGCCTGGAGTCCCTCCTGAGGAGATGGCCAGTGGTCTCACAGATGTTTCTGCTATCTATGAATCGATGAATGACCTTGAGCAGGCAGTCATGTTGCTACAGAAGGCATTAAAGATATACAATGATGCCCCTGGTCAACAAAGCACCATAGCCGGGATTGAAGCCCAAATGGGTGTCATGTACTACATGCTGGGGAGTTATTCTGAATCTTACGACTCCTTCAAGAGTGCCATTTCAAAGCTCCGCGCAACTGGAGAGAAGAAAACTGCTTTTTTCGGGATTGTTCTTAACCAAATAGGGCTTACTTGTGTGCAACGTTATTCCATATATGAGGCTCAAGAATTCTTCGAAGAAGCCAGGACTATTTTGGAACACGAGTGCGGACCATATCACCCTGACACACTTGGGGTATATGGCAATCTTGCTGGCACTTATGATGCAGCTGGAAG GTTGGAGGATGCAATCGAAATCTTGGAGTACGTTGTTGAGATGAGGGAAGAAAAGCTCGGGACGGCCAATCCCGACGTGGATGATGAGAAAAGAAGGCTGGGTGAGTTATTGAAAGAAGCAGGCAGAACCCGGAGCAGAAAAAACAGATCACTAGAGAACCTCCTCGGTTCCAACTCCCACGGTATAAACAACGATGGAATTACGGTATTGTAA